In Phocoena phocoena chromosome 11, mPhoPho1.1, whole genome shotgun sequence, one DNA window encodes the following:
- the ATP5F1B gene encoding ATP synthase subunit beta, mitochondrial: MLGLVGRVAASTASGAFRGLSPSAPLPQVQLLLRAAPAALHPARDYVAQPSPSPKAGAATGRIVAVIGAVVDVQFDEGLPPILNALEVQGRETRLVLEVAQHLGESTVRTIAMDGTEGLVRGQKVLDSGAPIKIPVGPETLGRIMNVIGEPIDERGPIKTKQFAAIHAEAPEFMEMSVEQEILVTGIKVVDLLAPYAKGGKIGLFGGAGVGKTVLIMELINNVAKAHGGYSVFAGVGERTREGNDLYHEMIESGVINLKDATSKVALVYGQMNEPPGARARVALTGLTVAEYFRDQEGQDVLLFIDNIFRFTQAGSEVSALLGRIPSAVGYQPTLATDMGTMQERITTTKKGSITSVQAIYVPADDLTDPAPATTFAHLDATTVLSRAIAELGIYPAVDPLDSTSRIMDPNIVGNEHYDVARGVQKILQDYKSLQDIIAILGMDELSEEDKLTVSRARKIQRFLSQPFQVAEVFTGHMGKLVPLKETIKGFQQILAGEYDHLPEQAFYMVGPIEEAVAKADKLAEEHS, translated from the exons ATGTTGGGCCTCGTGGGTCGTGTGGCCGCCTCCACGGCCTCTGGGGCCTTTCGGGGACTCAGCCCTTCAGCGCCGCTACCTCAAGTCCAGCTCTTACTGCGGGCCGCTCCGGCAGCGCTGCATCCTG CCAGAGACTATGTCGCTCAACCATCTCCGTCGCCAAAGGCAGGCGCCGCCACTGGGCGCATCGTGGCGGTCATTGGTGCAGTGGTGGACGTCCAATTTGATGAGGGACTGCCACCCATCCTAAATGCCCTGGAAGTGCAAGGCAGGGAGACCAGGCTGGTTTTGGAGGTGGCACAGCATTTGG GTGAGAGTACAGTAAGAACCATTGCCATGGATGGTACAGAAGGCTTGGTTAGAGGCCAGAAAGTCCTGGATTCTGGTGCACCAATCAAAATTCCTGTTGGCCCTGAGACCTTGGGTAGAATCATGAACGTCATTGGAGAACCTATTGATGAGAGAGGTCCCATAAAAACCAAACA ATTTGCTGCTATTCATGCAGAGGCTCCTGAATTCATGGAGATGAGTGTTGAGCAGGAAATTCTGGTTACCGGTATCAAGGTTGTGGATCTGCTGGCTCCCTATGCCAAGGGTGGCAAAATTG GGCTCTTTGGTGGTGCTGGAGTTGGCAAGACAGTACTGATCATGGAGTTAATCAACAACGTTGCCAAAGCCCATGGTGGTTACTCTGTGTTTGCTGGTGTTGGTGAGAGGACTCGTGAGGGCAATGACTTATACCATGAAATGATTGAGTCTGGTGTTATCAACTTAAAAGATGCCACCTCCAAG GTCGCGCTGGTGTACGGTCAAATGAATGAACCGCCTGGTGCTCGGGCCCGGGTAGCTCTGACTGGACTGACTGTAGCTGAATACTTCAGAGACCAAGAAGGTCAAGATGTATTACTGTTTATTGATAACATCTTTCGCTTCACCCAGGCTGGCTCAGAG gtgtcTGCTTTATTGGGCAGAATCCCTTCTGCTGTGGGTTATCAGCCTACCCTGGCCACTGACATGGGTACCATGCAGGAAAGAATCACTACCACCAAAAAGGGATCTATCACCTCTGTACAG GCTATCTACGTGCCTGCTGATGACTTGACTGACCCTGCCCCTGCCACTACCTTTGCCCATTTGGATGCTACCACTGTGCTGTCCCGTGCTATTGCTGAGCTGGGCATCTATCCAGCTGTGGATCCTCTGGACTCCACTTCTCGCATCATGGATCCCAACATTGTTGGCAACGAGCATTATGATGTTGCCCGTGGGGTACAAAAGATCCTACAG GACTACAAATCCCTCCAGGACATCATTGCCATCCTGGGTATGGATGAACTTTCTGAGGAAGACAAATTAACTGTGTCCCGTGCACGGAAAATACAGCGTTTCTTGTCTCAGCCATTCCAGGTGGCTGAGGTCTTTACCGGTCATATGGGGAAACTGGTACCCCTGAAGGAGACCATCAAAGGATTCCAGCAGATTTTGGCAG GTGAATATGACCATCTCCCAGAACAGGCCTTCTATATGGTGGGACCCATTGAAGAAGCTGTGGCAAAAGCTGATAAGCTGGCTGAAGAGCACTCCTGA